From a single Maylandia zebra isolate NMK-2024a linkage group LG3, Mzebra_GT3a, whole genome shotgun sequence genomic region:
- the LOC112432790 gene encoding neuroligin-2-like, with product MRSHLGKLAGHARKERRRGANYDILIGVNQGEGLKFVDDSEDNDGISAAAFDYTISSFVDNLYGYPEGEDATSKDFFFLSRFLTHFLFTDHQWVAPAVATAKLHAEFQSPVYFYTFYHHCQTETRPEWADAAHGDEIPYVFGVPMIGATDLFPCNFSKNDVMLSAVVMTYWTNFAKTGDPNLPVPQDTKFIHTKPNRFEEVIWTKFNWKDKQYLHIGLKPRVRDNYRANKVAFWLELVPHRHSLHDVLFPTTTRSPAGRDPGTMRPRNNVPRTTRHPYPTFPSDPEPEGSERPPQDLFPRHTRDYSTELSVTVAVGASLFFLNILAFAALYYKRDKQHEMRRHRLSPQRGGPANDLAHSQEEEIMSLQMKDWEHDAHHDMEPLRPHDILRPACPPDYTLALRRAPDNVPLMKPNTITVIPSTITSMQPLHAFNTFPSTGHNSTLPHPHSTTRV from the exons ATGAGGAGCCATTTGGGGAAATTGGCCGGCCACGCCAGGAAGGAGAGGCGGC GGGGAGCAAACTATGACATCTTGATAGGAGTGAACCAGGGAGAGGGGCTGAAGTTTGTGGACGACAGTGAGGACAACGACGGCATCTCAGCTGCGGCGTTCGACTACACCATCTCCAGCTTTGTTGACAACCTCTACGGCTACCCAGAGGGTGAGGACGCCACCTCT aaagacttttttttcctctctagatttctcactcacttcctgtttacggACCACCAGTGGGTGGCACCAGCTGTGGCCACTGCCAAACTCCATGCTGAGTTTCAGTCCCCAGTTTACTTTTACACGTTCTACCACCACTGCCAAACCGAGACGCGGCCCGAGTGGGCCGACGCCGCGCACGGAGACGAGATACCTTACGTGTTCGGCGTACCGATGATCGGTGCCACGGACCTGTTCCCCTGCAACTTCTCCAAGAACGATGTGATGCTGAGCGCTGTGGTCATGACTTACTGGACTAACTTCGCAAAGACTGG GGACCCCAACCTGCCCGTCCCTCAGGACACCAAGTTCATTCATACCAAGCCCAACCGCTTCGAGGAGGTCATCTGGACCAAGTTCAACTGGAAGGACAAGCAGTACCTTCACATCGGTTTGAAACCTCGTGTCAGAGACAACTACAGAGCTAACAAAGTGGCCTTTTGGCTGGAATTAGTCCCTCATCGTCACAGCCTGCACGACGTGCTCTTTCCCACCACTACGCGCTCCCCCGCAGGCCGTGACCCCGGCACCATGAGGCCCAGAAACAACGTTCCTCGAACCACTCGTCATCCTTACCCTACCTTCCCGTCAGATCCTGAGCCCGAGGGCTCAGAGCGCCCGCCCCAGGACCTCTTTCCCAGACACACCCGCGACTACTCCACCGAACTGAGCGTGACAGTTGCAGTTGGAGCGTCGCTCTTCTTCCTCAACATCCTGGCCTTCGCCGCCCTTTACTACAAGCGTGACAAGCAGCACGAGATGCGCCGGCACCGGCTGTCCCCTCAGCGGGGCGGCCCCGCCAACGACCTGGCTCACAGCCAGGAGGAGGAGATCATGTCCCTGCAGATGAAGGACTGGGAGCACGACGCTCACCACGACATGGAGCCCCTGCGACCCCACGACATCCTGCGGCCCGCCTGCCCTCCCGACTACACCCTGGCGCTGCGCCGCGCCCCCGACAACGTGCCGCTGATGAAGCCAAACACCATCACCGTGATCCCCAGCACCATCACCAGCATGCAGCCTCTTCACGCCTTCAACACATTCCCCTCCACCGGCCACAACAGCACCCTGCCCCACCCCCACTCCACCACCAGGGTATAG